One window of Salvelinus fontinalis isolate EN_2023a chromosome 19, ASM2944872v1, whole genome shotgun sequence genomic DNA carries:
- the si:ch211-214p13.9 gene encoding cell surface glycoprotein CD200 receptor 1-A isoform X1, whose protein sequence is MGKTWIIGVISLLAVSATWSLETAARSEHFHLGNNAMLKCSNKTWSEMIYTIWKIQLDGKTCQISSSNDNQHLNTCNDGKAMLNTSRGESYLQIPEFSKRDEGIYQCESVYKAGSYASNIDVSLIAPPSVSAWLEWEGSRQVAVCLAEGGKPAASICWSEKWNSTSTTTLNLDGFNTVESRLVLPEGIAMGNLTCAVIHPSWEEVHMVTPGVVIPWRLVIISMATISFIMAILGGLYFTRKHPCRISPEAPPSQDYVEEVEPYAIYTQSVNLIYNSSADLLT, encoded by the exons CTGCCAGGAGTGAACATTTCCACCTGGGGAATAATGCCATGTTAAAGTGCAGCAATAAGACTTGGAGTGAGATGATCTACACCATCTGGAAAATACAACTGGATGGAAAAACGTGTCAAATATCATCTAGTAATGATAACCAACATCTGAACACATGCAATGATGGAAAAGCCATGCTCAACACATCCAGGGGTGAATCCTACCTACAGATTCCAGAGTTCTCAAAGAGAGATGAGGGAATCTACCAGTGTGAGTCGGTGTACAAAGCAGGAAGCTACGCCTCAAACATTGATGTATCACTAATAG CCCCTCCCAGTGTGTCTGCCTGGCTAGAGTGGGAGGGCAGTAGGCAGGTGGCTGTGTGTTTGGCTGAAGGTGGGAAACCAGCTGCCTCCATCTGCTGGAGTGAAAAATGGAACTCTACTTCAACCACTACATTGAACCTAGATGGCTTCAACACAGTAGAGAGTCGATTGGTCCTGCCTGAGGGGATTGCTATGGGCAACCTGACTTGTGCTGTCATACATCCCTCCTGGGAGGAGGTGCATATGGTGACACCAG GAGTCGTCATACCCTGGCGATTAGTCATAATCTCCATGGCAACTATAAGCTTCATCATGGCTATTCTGGGGGGTTTATACTTCACACGAAAACACCCCTGCAGAATTAG CCCCGAGGCTCCTCCG tcACAGGACTATGTGGAGGAAGTAGAACCCTACGCCATCTATACACAAAGTGTCAATTTAATCTACAACTCCTCTGCAGACCTGttgacataa
- the si:ch211-214p13.7 gene encoding uncharacterized protein si:ch211-214p13.7, which translates to MGNYICGTLRKKKNKDGDDSDDHSSPDTEKKEEDVTYATIDHSNIKTTGVIVDSYANDCDYAIVKLPTCPAHQSLIKEDCADDYVLMG; encoded by the exons ATGGGAAACTATATATGTGGTACACTGAG GAAGAAGAAAAATAAAGATG GAGATGACAGTGATGATCATAGCAGCCCAGACACAGAAAAGAAG GAAGAGGATGTGACATACGCCACCATTGACCATAGCAACATCAAGACAACAGGAGTCATCGTGGATTCTTACGCTAACGACTGTGACTACGCCATTGTTAAACTTCCAACTTGCCCCGCCCACCAGTCGTTAATTAAAGAAGACTGTGCAGATGACTATGTCCTCATGGGCTGA
- the si:ch211-214p13.9 gene encoding cell surface glycoprotein CD200 receptor 1-A isoform X2, with the protein MGKTWIIGVISLLAVSATWSLETGYNHNISVISHTSPFLTSAVPLGLQHSVIAARSEHFHLGNNAMLKCSNKTWSEMIYTIWKIQLDGKTCQISSSNDNQHLNTCNDGKAMLNTSRGESYLQIPEFSKRDEGIYQCESVYKAGSYASNIDVSLIAPPSVSAWLEWEGSRQVAVCLAEGGKPAASICWSEKWNSTSTTTLNLDGFNTVESRLVLPEGIAMGNLTCAVIHPSWEEVHMVTPGVVIPWRLVIISMATISFIMAILGGLYFTRKHPCRISPEAPPSQDYVEEVEPYAIYTQSVNLIYNSSADLLT; encoded by the exons GATATAACCacaacatttctgtgatctcTCACACTTCCCCTTTCCTCACCTCCGCTGTGCCTCTAGGCCTACAACACAGCGTCATtg CTGCCAGGAGTGAACATTTCCACCTGGGGAATAATGCCATGTTAAAGTGCAGCAATAAGACTTGGAGTGAGATGATCTACACCATCTGGAAAATACAACTGGATGGAAAAACGTGTCAAATATCATCTAGTAATGATAACCAACATCTGAACACATGCAATGATGGAAAAGCCATGCTCAACACATCCAGGGGTGAATCCTACCTACAGATTCCAGAGTTCTCAAAGAGAGATGAGGGAATCTACCAGTGTGAGTCGGTGTACAAAGCAGGAAGCTACGCCTCAAACATTGATGTATCACTAATAG CCCCTCCCAGTGTGTCTGCCTGGCTAGAGTGGGAGGGCAGTAGGCAGGTGGCTGTGTGTTTGGCTGAAGGTGGGAAACCAGCTGCCTCCATCTGCTGGAGTGAAAAATGGAACTCTACTTCAACCACTACATTGAACCTAGATGGCTTCAACACAGTAGAGAGTCGATTGGTCCTGCCTGAGGGGATTGCTATGGGCAACCTGACTTGTGCTGTCATACATCCCTCCTGGGAGGAGGTGCATATGGTGACACCAG GAGTCGTCATACCCTGGCGATTAGTCATAATCTCCATGGCAACTATAAGCTTCATCATGGCTATTCTGGGGGGTTTATACTTCACACGAAAACACCCCTGCAGAATTAG CCCCGAGGCTCCTCCG tcACAGGACTATGTGGAGGAAGTAGAACCCTACGCCATCTATACACAAAGTGTCAATTTAATCTACAACTCCTCTGCAGACCTGttgacataa